A segment of the Aureliella helgolandensis genome:
TGACAAGTTTTGGAATACCATTCACCCGCGCCCCGACGAAGATGACGGCTATGCGCATACGGTGGCGCAACTCTCGGGGCTCGACAATGTGCTGTCCACCGCGTTGGAAGCGACCAGAATTCTGCCTGAAGATGATCGATTCACTTGGGGCGGATATCAAATTGCGATTGAATTGGAGCAGGCGCCTCCCGAGGAACGCTCCGCCAAAATCGAGCGAGGCACCATTCCGCTGGAAACTTTTGAAAGTGCCATGCGATCGGCCGATCGACAGGTACTTCTGGATACCCAAGAGGTGCTTGCCGAAGCGGTTGACGAATGCAAGCAGTTTGCAGAAACCATGGACCGCCTGTGTGGCAATGACGATTCGGGCTACCCCCTAGGCCCGTCCACGGGCAATTTAGAACGCACCCTCGAACGTTTGCAGAAGATTTTCGAAACGCTCACCAGTGGACTGCTGGTCGATTCACCTGAGGGTGAGGCAGAAGCGGTAATTGGCGAGTTAGCCGAAGCGGGCGAACAGCCTCCCACGCAGAGCACCGCCAGTCTCTTGCAACGGCCGGTCGCATCGCGAGACGAAGCGCTTCAACATTTACTAAGGGTTGCCGACTTCTTCCGCAAATCAGAGCCACACTCTCCAGTGTCGTATGCTCTTGAGCAGGCGGTGCGTTGGGGCCGAATGCCGCTGCCCGATTTGCTCCAAGATCTCGTCAGCGATAGCGATGTACTCGCGCAAGTATTCAAACGAATGGGGATTGCACCAACGCCGGACGAAAGTTCTGACGACTAGCCTAGCAAGCTGGCGAGCAGCACCGACCAGCCCCAGAGACTCGGTAAAAAGTTTCGTTTTTCAAGCAACATTCCCTTAAATATTCGGATATCCTAACTAGCTGGCGACTGCTCCGCTCGAATTCCTAGTAATGCGTTGCTGCCTGCGAGGGTGCTGACAGAACGGGAAGTTGAGCCTACTCCGCTTCGATCCTGGCATCGCAAGCACACCCAAGGTTTCGCCCACAATCATCCTTGTTTCAATTCAGCGGTATTCTCCGCCGAGCATTTCCAAGCAATGGGTTTCAAAAGGTAATTTGATGAGTTCTGTCCACGGAAAACTAAGTCGCGTTCGCAAGCCACGTGTTCATATCACCTACGACGTGGAGATTGGCGATGCAATGGAAAAGCGTGAATTACCGTTCGTGATGGGAGTTTTGGGAGATTTCTCGGGACAACCAACGACCAAGCTCAAGCCGCTTCGCGATCGAAAATTTGTTCAGATTGATCGTGACAACATCAATGATGTCCTGAAACAGATGACTCCCGGACTGAACATGCGAGTGGAAAACACCCTGGCTGGCGACGGAAGTGAACTGGGGGTTCAATTGAAGTTTGAGTCGATGGAGGACTTTGAACCGGCCCAGGTTGCGAACCAAGTTGAGCCTCTGAAGAAGTTGGTAGAGACTCGCAATCAACTGCGCGATTTACTGGCGAAAGTCGATGTCAGTAGCGATTTGGAAGAAACGCTCGAAGATGTCCTTAAAAACACTGAGAACGTCGCCAAACTGGCTGAAGAACTTGGTCTAGATAAGCCCGAGTAGTGCAAAGCAGATGAGCCATAACTGCCTTGGCAGGTGGTTCAATCGATTGGCACGCAAAACGCGTCGGCTACCCCCGTAATCGGCGGCGTCCCAAGAGCTCACTACGCCGGCGGCAAACACCTCACGATTTTTTTAGGAGCAAGTTCCATGGCTGAAGAAGAAAAACAATCCCAACAAGCGGCAGCGGAAACGACCGAAGCACCTCCAAGTTTACTTGAGTCTGCGATTGCAGCTACCAAACAAACAGAGCGATCGCGTGCAGAGACGCTCCTGCGAACCTTTACCGAGCAAGCCCTTCAGGGTGCAGTCACCTTCGACAAGGACCTAACTCGCTCGATCAAATCGACGATCGATACGATTGACCAGCAGATTTCGAAGCAGTTGTCTGCCATCATGCATCACCCCGACTTCCAAAAGCTGGAAGGTAGCTGGCGTGGCTTGAGCCATCTCGTGATGAACTCAGAGACCGGCACTCAGCTCAAGATTCGCGTTCTCAACTGCAGCAAGAAAGATCTGCAGAAAGATCTTGAGAAAGCGGTTGAATTTGACCAAAGCGAACTGTTCAAGAAAATCTACGAATCGGAATTTGGATCTCCTGGAGGAGTCCCTTACGGCTCCATCGTCGGTGATTATGAATTTCAGAATCATCCCGATGACATCGCGATGCTTAAAAATGTGGCTGGCGTTGCCGCTGCCGCGTTTTGCCCGTTTGTATCCGCCGCGTCCCCCAACCTTTTCGGAATGGAAGACTGGCAGGGACTCACCAAGCCGCGCGATCTGGCCAAGATCTTCGACACGGTGGAACACACCTCCTGGCGCAGTTTCCGAGAAAGCGAAGATTCGCGTTTCGTCACGCTCACCATGCCGCGCACGCTGGCGCGCCTACCCTATGGCGCCAACACCAAGCCCATCGATGAATTCAGTTTCGAAGAAGTCGAATTGGGGAGCGATGGCAAGCCCAAGTCGGTAAATCACCAAGAATACTGCTGGATGAATACCGCCTATGTGCTGGGGGCCCGCTTCACCGACACCTTCGCCCAAACGGGCTGGTGTACCGCCATCCGCGGTGCCGAGGGTGGTGGCAAGGTTGAGGGACTTCCGGCCCACGTGTTCACCGCCGATGACGGTGACGTCGATCTCAAATGCCCTACCGAAGTTGCCATTACCGATCGCCGCGAGAAAGAGCTTAGCGACCTCGGTTTTCTGCCTTTGTGCCACTACAAGGACAAAGATTTTGCGGTCTTCTTTGGGGCTCAAACCTGCCAAAAGCCGAAGGAATACCAAGGCAAAGATGGACCAGCGGCAACTTCCAACGCAGCCATTAGCGCTCGCCTGCCCTACATCATGGCTACTTCTCGCATCGCGCATTTTTTGAAGTGCATCGCTCGCGACAAGGTGGGGTCGTTCCAAGAACGCGAGGACATGGAACGGTGGATGAACAGTTGGATCATGAACTATGTTTCCGCCGACGACAAGGCTTCGCAAGAGGTGAAAGCTCGCTATCCCTTGGCAGATGCTCGGATTGAAGTCCGCGAAATCCCAGGCAAACCGGGTTCCTACAACGCGGTAGCCCACCTGCGGCCTTGGTTGCAACTCGAAGAGCTGACGACCTCGCTGCGCTTGGTTGCAGAGATCCCTAAGGGTAAGAGCTAAAGCTCTCCTGATGAGTGGCACAGGCTAGCGGTCGCGGAGTCATGGAGGCTCCGCCCCGCAGCCGGTTGATCCTATTGCCTATCGCAGCTTGCCCGCAGGCTACCGATGCAGGAGACAGTCGCTCGCCAATTTTCAACGCAGGTTCAGTGAGGAGTGTTTGGAACGTGCCGCTCAAAACAGTGCATCTCGCGCCAGCGACTTGCACAGCTCGTCTTTAGCCATTGCGAGACATGCCGATGAGACACGATGACTTACCCGCTGATCCATTTGCTCAATATTAGGAGTCCGTCGCGTTGAATTCCGCTTTCCCCCACGACTCGTCACTACCGGAAGTGACGACCGAACACACGCACGATGTGGAAGCGGTGGCGGACCCGCGGTTTCAGGAATCCCTTTTAGAGCAAATTGTCTCCCACTCTCGGACGTCGCCTGGGAACGCCAAAACAGCGGCGAATGCAGATCCGTCCGCTGGTCAGCTAGAAGCGTTCCTCAACGCCGAAACAATCGCCGAGGCACTAAAGCTCTGGCTTGGAGAATCGGCCGTTGAGCGCAAAGGTGCGGAGAAATGGTCGACGATAGCGCGGCAAATCCAGCATAGCATTTCCCGCATCGACCAGTTACTCAGCGAGCAAGTC
Coding sequences within it:
- the tssA gene encoding type VI secretion system protein TssA — protein: MSTESIPNFESLLSPLSDEAPSGESLREHPELSRTFYALREARNSAMEAERTLSRMAMMEEEDFENDPSGRDGAKQLPDWNKVSSMAVDLLSNHSKDLWVVSWFIEALTRTDGLMGFSDGLKLCRQMSDKFWNTIHPRPDEDDGYAHTVAQLSGLDNVLSTALEATRILPEDDRFTWGGYQIAIELEQAPPEERSAKIERGTIPLETFESAMRSADRQVLLDTQEVLAEAVDECKQFAETMDRLCGNDDSGYPLGPSTGNLERTLERLQKIFETLTSGLLVDSPEGEAEAVIGELAEAGEQPPTQSTASLLQRPVASRDEALQHLLRVADFFRKSEPHSPVSYALEQAVRWGRMPLPDLLQDLVSDSDVLAQVFKRMGIAPTPDESSDD
- the tssB gene encoding type VI secretion system contractile sheath small subunit produces the protein MSSVHGKLSRVRKPRVHITYDVEIGDAMEKRELPFVMGVLGDFSGQPTTKLKPLRDRKFVQIDRDNINDVLKQMTPGLNMRVENTLAGDGSELGVQLKFESMEDFEPAQVANQVEPLKKLVETRNQLRDLLAKVDVSSDLEETLEDVLKNTENVAKLAEELGLDKPE
- the tssC gene encoding type VI secretion system contractile sheath large subunit, which produces MAEEEKQSQQAAAETTEAPPSLLESAIAATKQTERSRAETLLRTFTEQALQGAVTFDKDLTRSIKSTIDTIDQQISKQLSAIMHHPDFQKLEGSWRGLSHLVMNSETGTQLKIRVLNCSKKDLQKDLEKAVEFDQSELFKKIYESEFGSPGGVPYGSIVGDYEFQNHPDDIAMLKNVAGVAAAAFCPFVSAASPNLFGMEDWQGLTKPRDLAKIFDTVEHTSWRSFRESEDSRFVTLTMPRTLARLPYGANTKPIDEFSFEEVELGSDGKPKSVNHQEYCWMNTAYVLGARFTDTFAQTGWCTAIRGAEGGGKVEGLPAHVFTADDGDVDLKCPTEVAITDRREKELSDLGFLPLCHYKDKDFAVFFGAQTCQKPKEYQGKDGPAATSNAAISARLPYIMATSRIAHFLKCIARDKVGSFQEREDMERWMNSWIMNYVSADDKASQEVKARYPLADARIEVREIPGKPGSYNAVAHLRPWLQLEELTTSLRLVAEIPKGKS